In Paeniglutamicibacter kerguelensis, one genomic interval encodes:
- the fliP gene encoding flagellar type III secretion system pore protein FliP (The bacterial flagellar biogenesis protein FliP forms a type III secretion system (T3SS)-type pore required for flagellar assembly.) has product MLATGTAWAAPVDPDPGNGGVSVEINGPNGTPSSAIVTIIAITLLSVAPALLLMMSSFTKIFVVLAMTRNALALPTIPPNQVLAGLALFLSLFIMAPVLTAMNDLGVQPYLAGTIDFQQALEIGVKPLQDFMLLHTREADIALMTRAADLPNPATPADVPLTTLIPAFMISELRAAFIIGFVIFVPFLVIDLVVSSALMSMGMMMLPPVMISLPFKILLFVLVDGWGLIITALIGSYKIAGG; this is encoded by the coding sequence ATGCTGGCCACGGGCACGGCCTGGGCTGCCCCCGTGGACCCGGATCCCGGGAACGGGGGAGTGTCGGTGGAGATCAACGGACCCAACGGCACGCCGAGCTCCGCGATCGTCACCATCATCGCCATCACGCTGCTGTCGGTGGCCCCGGCCCTGCTGCTGATGATGAGCTCGTTCACCAAGATCTTCGTGGTCCTGGCGATGACGCGCAACGCGCTGGCGCTGCCGACGATCCCGCCGAACCAGGTGCTGGCCGGGCTGGCCCTGTTCCTCTCGCTGTTCATCATGGCCCCGGTGCTCACCGCCATGAACGACCTGGGCGTGCAACCGTACCTGGCCGGGACCATCGACTTCCAGCAGGCCCTTGAGATCGGGGTGAAGCCGCTGCAGGACTTCATGCTGCTGCACACCCGCGAGGCGGACATCGCCCTGATGACCCGCGCCGCGGACCTGCCCAACCCGGCCACGCCGGCGGACGTTCCGCTGACGACGCTGATCCCGGCGTTCATGATCTCCGAGCTGCGCGCGGCCTTCATCATCGGCTTTGTGATCTTCGTGCCGTTCCTGGTCATCGACCTGGTGGTTTCCTCGGCCCTGATGTCAATGGGCATGATGATGCTCCCGCCGGTGATGATTTCGCTGCCGTTCAAGATCCTGCTCTTTGTGCTGGTCGACGGATGGGGATTGATCATCACCGCGCTTATCGGCAGCTACAAGATTGCCGGTGGCTGA
- a CDS encoding FliO/MopB family protein, with protein sequence MENFFLLLRVVISLAAVLGLLFYLRKRLLHRFGSHSASQVTIVERHGIGPKSTVVLLDVQGRRYLLGVGESSINVLDSFEAPEPPVAVPAAFEETSAALRSQSFALSLQKVAGAPSAGAERPGAGVPAALDGGARHALPVGTAPGPLAGSVLSPDTWRRAWAALKTGRSA encoded by the coding sequence TTGGAGAATTTCTTTTTACTGCTGCGGGTGGTCATCTCGCTCGCGGCAGTTCTTGGGCTCTTGTTCTACCTGCGCAAGCGCCTCCTGCACCGCTTTGGCTCGCATTCCGCCAGCCAGGTCACCATCGTTGAACGCCACGGCATCGGACCCAAGTCCACCGTGGTGCTCCTTGACGTCCAGGGACGGCGCTACCTGTTGGGTGTCGGCGAATCCTCGATCAACGTGCTCGACAGCTTCGAGGCGCCCGAGCCACCGGTTGCGGTTCCCGCGGCCTTCGAGGAGACTTCCGCCGCCTTGCGTTCGCAGTCCTTTGCGCTGAGCCTCCAGAAAGTCGCCGGTGCGCCGAGCGCAGGCGCCGAACGGCCCGGCGCGGGCGTTCCCGCGGCACTCGATGGGGGAGCGCGCCATGCCCTGCCCGTCGGCACTGCACCCGGGCCACTGGCCGGTTCGGTGTTGTCGCCGGACACCTGGCGTCGTGCCTGGGCCGCCCTGAAAACGGGGCGGTCGGCGTGA
- a CDS encoding OmpA/MotB family protein — protein MSSRRGSRRGRKAPAEHHGPDERWMASYMDMVTVLMCLFIVLFAMSTVDQDKFEALKNSLATGFGSEKSINADIAQGIVVPPDLIGSEGLLANAEIDSQTKEKLLKLAEAEEEELHELKVRIDQRLKDSGHKGAADFSINQRGLTVRLVSAETFFKPNSAELTKNAREIIDAIAPVLAPTNRHFEIEGFADELRPVDPYPTNWELSASRATGVLRAMVEDGGVKAHRISSVGYGDAHPLKGGKDRSLNRRVDIVVLSNQPESVRNFLPQS, from the coding sequence GTGAGCTCACGTCGCGGGTCACGGCGCGGGCGCAAGGCACCGGCCGAACACCACGGTCCGGATGAACGGTGGATGGCCTCCTACATGGATATGGTCACGGTTCTCATGTGCCTGTTCATAGTCCTTTTTGCGATGTCCACGGTTGACCAGGACAAGTTCGAAGCCCTTAAGAACTCCTTGGCCACCGGATTTGGCTCCGAAAAAAGCATCAACGCCGACATCGCCCAGGGCATTGTTGTCCCGCCGGACCTTATTGGCTCGGAGGGCCTGCTGGCCAACGCCGAAATCGATTCGCAGACCAAGGAAAAACTCTTGAAGTTGGCCGAGGCCGAGGAAGAAGAGTTGCATGAACTCAAGGTCCGCATCGACCAACGCCTGAAAGATTCCGGACACAAGGGTGCGGCGGACTTTTCCATCAACCAGCGCGGGCTGACGGTCCGGTTGGTGAGCGCCGAAACATTCTTCAAACCCAACAGTGCGGAATTGACGAAGAACGCCCGCGAGATCATTGACGCGATTGCCCCGGTGCTTGCACCGACGAATCGCCACTTCGAGATCGAGGGCTTTGCCGACGAGCTGCGTCCCGTTGACCCGTATCCCACCAACTGGGAACTGTCCGCCAGCCGGGCCACGGGAGTGCTGCGGGCCATGGTGGAAGACGGGGGAGTGAAGGCGCACCGGATCTCCTCGGTCGGCTACGGGGACGCGCATCCGCTGAAGGGCGGCAAGGACAGGTCGCTAAACCGCCGCGTGGACATCGTGGTTCTCTCCAACCAGCCCGAAAGCGTCAGAAACTTTTTGCCGCAATCCTAG
- a CDS encoding flagellar motor switch protein FliM — protein MAALNPKSPAAVMAVVYDFRRPTTLAREHARVLELAFETFARQWGTQLTAKIRVMSQVTLEYLSMQSYDDYVAGLPPTTAMVLCESEATSARTVIQFPAADALNWVSHMLGSPSATDVPERKFTRIEQTLVRGLMDEALEDLHYSLGALLQNQLSVASIHHNSQFAQAATKSELVIAVSLRVRVGERSTLASIAVPAELILPQLGETNPTGPAENAGELLAESLAGIPVDVALALGTAAVTPSTILNLAVGDVLPLPHPTHRPFELSVEGRRLGTAAAGTRSGRIAAVVVSTEETPV, from the coding sequence ATGGCTGCCTTGAACCCCAAATCCCCTGCAGCGGTAATGGCTGTTGTCTACGACTTCCGTAGGCCCACCACGCTTGCCCGCGAGCACGCCCGTGTCCTTGAGCTTGCATTCGAGACATTCGCGCGCCAATGGGGCACCCAGCTCACGGCCAAGATCCGTGTGATGTCCCAGGTCACGCTCGAGTACTTGTCCATGCAGTCCTATGACGACTACGTGGCCGGGCTTCCGCCCACCACCGCCATGGTGTTGTGCGAATCCGAGGCGACAAGCGCCCGCACCGTCATCCAGTTCCCTGCGGCAGACGCCCTGAACTGGGTGTCCCACATGCTCGGCAGCCCCAGCGCAACCGACGTGCCGGAGCGCAAATTCACCCGCATTGAACAAACGCTGGTGCGCGGGCTCATGGATGAGGCCCTCGAGGACCTCCACTATTCGCTGGGCGCGCTCCTGCAAAACCAGCTGAGCGTGGCGAGCATCCACCACAACTCTCAATTTGCCCAGGCGGCCACCAAGTCCGAACTGGTCATCGCGGTTTCCCTGCGGGTCCGCGTCGGCGAACGCAGCACCCTTGCCAGCATTGCCGTTCCGGCCGAACTGATCCTGCCGCAACTGGGTGAAACAAACCCGACGGGTCCGGCCGAAAACGCCGGCGAACTGCTCGCCGAATCCCTCGCCGGGATCCCGGTGGACGTTGCCTTGGCCCTGGGAACCGCAGCAGTCACCCCGAGCACCATCTTGAACCTCGCCGTGGGGGACGTGCTGCCATTGCCGCACCCCACCCACAGGCCCTTTGAACTTTCCGTGGAAGGGCGCCGCTTGGGCACCGCCGCGGCCGGTACCCGGAGCGGCCGGATCGCCGCTGTTGTAGTTTCTACCGAGGAGACCCCCGTATGA
- a CDS encoding flagellar hook-length control protein FliK: protein MIPLLLGVQPAQSTTQTSTAGSSDSGSAFGHLLASALPADQDAANTLDDTAIEPETAEEVPAGMGSEAFGELHFQDRLATLGSTILPIAVATPVMADPAALAIADPANPALADQAVSGESEVPLSLVAAPDVEASAPANPPAAAPVSGVAAGSTATLGTNPGVASLASVATPGTRTIAGGNAQSAADEVQEPATVPVDEVATEAQGPAVALEARLADLIPENKPSHLAPTPGLQGLAPHDAARSSRPETLLGVGAVSGGKTLAVENVVSREPQAPPINRQLLGPISALAAGPHGERTLSVNIAPEALGPVTVKAHLGHEGMRVELTAPTEAGREALRAMLPELRRDLAATGAGTVSIGTATDPGTGAGTYSGGGQASMANDQRFGGGALAAAGQGRQQDEETAQLPANEARPSAHASSHLDVMA, encoded by the coding sequence ATGATTCCTTTGCTATTGGGGGTCCAGCCCGCACAAAGCACGACGCAGACGTCGACCGCCGGATCCAGCGACTCGGGCAGTGCCTTTGGCCACCTCTTGGCCTCGGCGCTTCCGGCCGACCAGGACGCGGCCAATACGCTGGACGACACCGCCATCGAGCCCGAGACCGCCGAGGAGGTTCCGGCTGGAATGGGCAGTGAGGCGTTTGGCGAACTGCACTTCCAGGATCGATTGGCAACACTTGGGTCAACCATTCTCCCGATCGCCGTGGCAACTCCCGTGATGGCGGACCCGGCAGCCTTGGCGATCGCCGACCCGGCGAATCCGGCGCTTGCCGATCAGGCGGTCTCGGGTGAATCGGAAGTGCCGCTGTCCTTGGTCGCCGCACCGGATGTGGAAGCTTCCGCCCCCGCGAATCCGCCTGCCGCCGCTCCTGTTTCCGGCGTGGCCGCCGGTTCGACCGCGACGCTCGGAACCAACCCCGGAGTGGCTTCGCTTGCCAGCGTTGCAACACCGGGAACCCGGACAATTGCCGGCGGGAATGCCCAGTCGGCAGCCGACGAGGTCCAGGAACCGGCAACGGTGCCCGTGGATGAAGTCGCGACCGAAGCACAGGGTCCCGCCGTCGCGCTCGAGGCCCGGCTCGCCGACCTCATTCCGGAAAACAAGCCTTCCCACCTGGCGCCAACGCCCGGACTCCAGGGGCTCGCGCCGCACGACGCGGCACGGTCTTCACGACCGGAGACCCTGCTGGGGGTTGGCGCCGTTTCCGGCGGCAAGACGCTTGCCGTGGAAAACGTGGTTTCCCGCGAACCCCAGGCCCCTCCGATCAACCGGCAACTGCTGGGCCCCATTTCCGCTTTGGCGGCGGGTCCGCACGGCGAACGCACGCTGAGCGTCAACATTGCCCCGGAAGCGCTGGGTCCCGTCACCGTCAAGGCCCATTTGGGTCACGAGGGGATGCGGGTCGAGCTGACCGCCCCCACCGAGGCCGGGCGTGAGGCACTGCGTGCCATGCTTCCCGAGCTTCGCCGCGACCTTGCGGCAACGGGTGCGGGAACGGTGAGCATCGGAACCGCAACCGATCCCGGAACGGGTGCAGGCACGTACTCCGGGGGAGGGCAGGCCTCAATGGCCAACGACCAACGATTCGGCGGCGGGGCCTTGGCCGCTGCGGGCCAAGGACGGCAGCAGGACGAGGAAACAGCGCAGCTTCCTGCCAATGAAGCCCGGCCGTCCGCACACGCTTCATCCCATCTTGACGTGATGGCTTAG
- a CDS encoding C40 family peptidase has translation MGFSEMASRIGSIQGTLASVSGAVASEPAVPRTVQAMNAAGSLGLAQSGSGTILSGGTASADFTQLLEEALDPARTAVTETKRVAGDATGSPRLDVGKSAVNEVDDAAKAGDGKTDGADVVRESRKYLGVPYVWGGNNPDIGLDCSSFVQHTFRDLGIQLPRVARDQAKEGTEVPSLAQAKPGDLIVTRGGGHIGIYLGDNKMIHAPRPGETVSIRKLFETDAQIMTIRRIVPSESTNQAATKTVADSSVRNSAAQAAGFTASAQRAAFASAVRGA, from the coding sequence GTGGGTTTCAGCGAGATGGCTTCGCGCATTGGTTCCATCCAGGGAACCCTTGCCTCGGTCAGCGGCGCGGTTGCAAGCGAACCTGCCGTCCCGAGGACCGTCCAGGCCATGAATGCGGCCGGTTCGCTCGGCCTGGCCCAGTCCGGCTCGGGCACGATCCTGTCCGGCGGAACCGCCTCCGCGGACTTCACCCAGCTCCTGGAAGAGGCGCTGGATCCTGCCCGCACGGCCGTGACCGAAACCAAGCGCGTGGCAGGCGACGCAACAGGTTCCCCGCGTCTTGACGTAGGCAAGAGCGCGGTCAATGAAGTCGACGACGCAGCAAAGGCAGGGGACGGGAAAACCGACGGCGCCGACGTCGTACGCGAGTCGCGCAAGTACCTGGGCGTTCCCTACGTGTGGGGAGGCAACAATCCCGACATCGGTCTGGACTGTTCATCGTTTGTCCAACACACCTTCCGGGATCTGGGCATCCAGTTACCGCGTGTTGCCCGCGACCAAGCGAAGGAGGGCACGGAGGTTCCCTCGCTGGCGCAGGCCAAACCGGGCGACCTGATTGTCACCCGCGGCGGCGGCCACATCGGCATCTACCTGGGCGACAACAAGATGATCCATGCCCCTCGCCCGGGGGAAACCGTCAGCATTCGCAAACTATTTGAAACGGATGCACAAATCATGACAATCCGGCGCATCGTCCCGTCAGAATCCACCAACCAAGCCGCAACCAAGACCGTTGCCGATTCGTCCGTGAGGAACTCGGCCGCGCAGGCTGCAGGGTTCACCGCATCGGCACAGCGTGCAGCGTTCGCTTCGGCGGTGAGGGGCGCATGA
- a CDS encoding flagellar FlbD family protein: protein MIVVTRLNMSRFAINPDLIERIQENPDTVVVMVNGAKYVVTESMEEVIGLVMHYRASVVSKARLQETASPSSGLPSLRPRTP from the coding sequence ATGATCGTTGTTACAAGGCTCAATATGAGCCGCTTTGCGATCAACCCGGACCTCATCGAACGGATCCAGGAAAACCCGGACACCGTTGTGGTCATGGTCAACGGCGCCAAATACGTGGTGACCGAGTCCATGGAAGAGGTCATCGGGCTGGTTATGCACTATCGAGCCTCAGTGGTTTCAAAGGCCCGGTTGCAGGAAACCGCATCCCCGTCCTCTGGATTACCTTCGCTTCGACCGAGGACGCCCTAA
- a CDS encoding FliI/YscN family ATPase: MAPGALAWPALDKALLAAEPIRVGVVSSVVGLGLEVSGLNAPLGTVLEIGPQKVPAEVVAARREALHCMPLGELEKISVGDLVSSSGHGAQIPTGTGLLGRVLDGLGKPIDGKGPLGEHTMVPMEHETPSALERSRITAPLQLGVRVMDTLTAVGAGQRIGLFAGSGVGKSSLLSMIARGATAQINVIALVGERGREVREFLEEDLGAEGLARSIVVVSTADEPARMRLRAAFVATRIAESFRSSGAQVLLMMDSLTRVAMAQREIGLSAGEPPATRGYPPSTFSLLARLLERAGSDANGSITGIYTVLVDGDDHNEPIADATRSLLDGHIVLDRKLAVSGHFPSIDALASVSRVANRVTTREQAQAAAGLRRVLAARRSVQDLLDVGAYQRGSNPLADAAVDHEHAINNFLRQRLEEPVSGEQAWSELTNLLRTLGVN; encoded by the coding sequence ATGGCTCCGGGCGCGCTGGCCTGGCCAGCGCTGGATAAAGCCTTGCTGGCCGCCGAACCGATACGCGTCGGTGTTGTCAGTTCCGTGGTTGGCCTTGGCCTTGAGGTCTCGGGCCTGAACGCCCCGCTTGGCACGGTCCTGGAGATCGGTCCGCAGAAGGTTCCCGCCGAGGTCGTGGCCGCCCGCCGCGAGGCATTGCACTGCATGCCGCTGGGTGAGCTGGAAAAGATCAGCGTCGGGGACCTGGTCAGCAGCAGCGGCCATGGCGCCCAGATTCCCACAGGCACCGGGCTCCTGGGCCGGGTGCTGGACGGTCTGGGCAAACCCATCGACGGCAAGGGGCCGTTGGGGGAGCACACCATGGTTCCCATGGAACACGAAACCCCGTCAGCACTTGAACGCAGCCGCATCACCGCCCCGCTTCAGCTGGGGGTCCGTGTCATGGACACACTCACCGCAGTGGGAGCAGGGCAGCGCATCGGGCTGTTCGCAGGCTCGGGCGTCGGCAAGTCGTCGCTGTTGTCAATGATTGCCCGCGGAGCCACCGCCCAGATCAACGTCATTGCCCTGGTGGGCGAGCGCGGCCGCGAAGTCCGTGAGTTCCTTGAAGAGGACTTGGGCGCCGAAGGGCTTGCCCGTTCCATCGTTGTGGTCTCCACGGCGGATGAACCCGCGCGCATGCGGTTGCGCGCCGCCTTCGTTGCAACCCGCATTGCCGAATCCTTCCGTTCCTCCGGTGCACAAGTGCTGTTGATGATGGACTCGCTGACCCGTGTGGCCATGGCCCAACGCGAAATCGGACTCTCCGCCGGGGAACCGCCGGCAACGCGAGGCTACCCGCCCTCGACCTTTTCCCTGTTGGCCAGGCTTCTGGAGCGGGCGGGCAGCGATGCCAACGGGTCGATCACGGGCATCTACACGGTCCTGGTGGACGGCGATGACCACAACGAACCCATCGCCGATGCAACCCGGTCGCTGCTCGACGGGCACATTGTGCTCGACCGCAAGCTGGCAGTCTCCGGGCACTTTCCCTCGATCGATGCCCTGGCCTCCGTATCGCGTGTGGCCAACAGGGTCACCACGCGGGAACAGGCGCAGGCCGCAGCAGGCCTGCGCCGTGTGCTTGCCGCCCGGCGTTCGGTCCAGGACCTCTTGGACGTGGGCGCCTACCAGCGTGGAAGCAACCCGCTGGCGGATGCCGCAGTGGACCACGAACACGCGATCAACAACTTCTTGCGCCAGCGCCTGGAAGAGCCGGTCTCCGGTGAACAGGCCTGGAGCGAACTGACAAACTTGCTGCGTACCTTGGGAGTGAACTAA
- a CDS encoding flagellar hook protein FlgE, whose translation MLRSLYSGISGLRAHQTMLDTTGNNIANVNTAGFKSSSIQFQDTLSQMTQGATTPGATTGGRNPAQVGLGVQVAGISTNFGQGSAQNTGRSSDMMIAGNGFFITRNGGSTSLTRAGAFDFDANGRLTSPNGGIVQGWMANNGVMPAGGALQDITLPKDLVAPGVATTTASLIGNLPSEAKVGDAPIVQDKEIFAADGTSRTMSMTFTRTATGWDVAANDGAGATGTAALTLAADGTLNGGTMAVGGVAVDLSKVTGYAGLKTVSISEQNGRSAGTLESYTLGSDGTLTGTFSNGAQQAIAQIVLGSVANPAGLQKTGGSGYALTANSGAIEYGAPGSPGMGDIAGGMLEMSNVDLSQEFTNLIVAQRGFQANARIITTSDEVLQELANLKR comes from the coding sequence ATGCTTCGTTCACTGTATTCAGGAATCTCGGGCCTGCGCGCCCACCAGACCATGCTTGACACCACGGGCAACAACATTGCCAACGTCAACACCGCGGGTTTCAAGTCTTCGTCCATCCAGTTCCAGGACACCCTGTCCCAGATGACTCAGGGTGCAACCACCCCCGGCGCCACCACCGGTGGACGCAACCCGGCTCAGGTCGGCCTGGGTGTGCAGGTCGCCGGCATCAGCACGAACTTCGGCCAGGGCTCGGCCCAGAACACCGGGCGCTCGTCGGACATGATGATTGCCGGCAACGGCTTCTTCATCACCCGCAACGGTGGCAGCACCTCGCTGACCCGTGCCGGCGCCTTCGACTTTGACGCCAACGGCCGACTCACCAGCCCCAACGGCGGGATTGTCCAGGGCTGGATGGCCAACAACGGTGTCATGCCCGCCGGCGGAGCACTGCAGGACATCACCTTGCCGAAGGACCTCGTGGCACCGGGCGTAGCAACAACCACTGCCTCGCTTATCGGCAACCTGCCCAGCGAAGCCAAGGTTGGCGATGCCCCTATCGTGCAGGACAAGGAAATCTTCGCGGCCGACGGCACCAGCCGGACCATGTCCATGACCTTCACTCGCACCGCAACAGGCTGGGACGTGGCCGCCAATGACGGTGCCGGAGCCACCGGAACCGCAGCCCTGACGTTGGCAGCCGACGGAACCCTGAATGGCGGAACCATGGCCGTCGGCGGCGTGGCCGTGGACCTGTCCAAGGTCACCGGCTACGCCGGGCTGAAGACTGTTTCCATCAGCGAACAGAACGGCCGTTCCGCGGGTACCCTCGAGTCCTACACCCTCGGTTCCGACGGCACGCTCACCGGCACCTTCTCCAACGGCGCCCAGCAGGCCATCGCACAGATCGTCCTGGGGTCGGTGGCAAACCCGGCAGGTCTGCAGAAGACGGGTGGCTCGGGTTACGCCCTCACCGCAAACTCCGGTGCCATCGAATACGGTGCGCCGGGTTCCCCGGGCATGGGCGACATCGCCGGCGGCATGCTCGAAATGTCCAACGTGGACCTGTCCCAGGAATTCACCAACCTGATTGTCGCCCAGCGCGGTTTCCAGGCCAACGCCCGCATCATCACCACCAGCGATGAGGTCCTGCAGGAACTGGCAAACCTGAAGCGCTAA
- a CDS encoding motility protein A gives MDPATIIGLLLAFGAMFTMLFMEGASVSSILLPAPMIIVFLGTIAVGIASGTISDTIIAFKTLPSAFRGKVAPVTVLIARLVALADVARKEGLLALESEAHATKDPFLSRALQSMADGIDGDELRDQLEDEIATRERTDAIAHKYFATLGGYAPTVGIIGTVISLTHVLENLSKPDELGHMIAAAFVATLWGLVSANFIWLPIGSRLRRLSELEVERMSLAVEGLLAIQAGSQPILLEERLRAMVPAHELRAKGKEPAAKSETATLEDFKEAA, from the coding sequence TTGGATCCCGCAACAATCATTGGCCTCTTGCTGGCCTTCGGCGCAATGTTCACCATGCTTTTCATGGAGGGCGCCAGCGTCTCATCGATTCTCTTGCCGGCCCCCATGATCATTGTGTTCCTCGGAACCATCGCCGTCGGGATCGCCAGCGGAACCATCAGCGACACCATCATTGCCTTCAAGACTCTTCCCTCTGCCTTCCGCGGAAAAGTTGCTCCGGTCACCGTACTGATTGCGCGGCTCGTCGCCCTTGCAGACGTCGCCCGCAAAGAGGGCCTGCTGGCGCTCGAATCCGAAGCCCACGCAACCAAGGACCCGTTCCTGAGCCGCGCACTTCAGTCCATGGCCGACGGCATCGACGGCGACGAATTGCGCGACCAGCTCGAAGATGAAATCGCCACGCGCGAACGCACCGACGCCATCGCCCACAAGTACTTCGCCACCCTGGGCGGGTATGCGCCAACGGTCGGCATCATCGGCACGGTCATCTCGCTGACCCACGTCCTGGAGAATCTCTCCAAGCCCGACGAGCTCGGCCACATGATTGCCGCTGCCTTCGTGGCAACACTCTGGGGCCTGGTATCCGCAAACTTCATTTGGCTTCCCATCGGCTCACGCCTGCGTCGCCTCTCCGAACTCGAGGTCGAGCGCATGAGCTTGGCCGTCGAGGGTTTGCTGGCCATCCAGGCCGGAAGCCAGCCGATCCTCTTGGAAGAGCGCCTGCGCGCCATGGTTCCGGCCCACGAGCTTCGCGCCAAGGGCAAGGAACCTGCCGCGAAATCAGAAACGGCCACGCTAGAGGACTTTAAGGAAGCGGCGTGA
- a CDS encoding flagellar hook capping FlgD N-terminal domain-containing protein: protein MPIAPIDVTQFGTGNQPVRAPKQSMDGEVFMHLLVTQLANQDPSSPMDTNDMIAQTTQLASMERLNMLGATQDVSLAIQQRTAVSALLGQKITTGGDEPVTGVVTAVSFAGVEPVVTVDGKQIPYSHIVSIAAVPTEPPPPEDTGESTPDPEPEHQPAAV, encoded by the coding sequence ATGCCCATTGCACCCATTGACGTGACCCAGTTCGGGACGGGGAACCAGCCCGTCCGCGCACCCAAACAGAGCATGGACGGTGAAGTGTTCATGCACCTGTTGGTGACCCAGCTGGCGAACCAGGATCCGAGCTCGCCCATGGACACCAACGACATGATCGCGCAAACAACGCAGCTTGCCTCCATGGAACGCCTGAACATGCTCGGGGCAACCCAAGATGTTTCGCTGGCCATCCAGCAGCGTACGGCCGTTTCCGCCCTGCTTGGCCAGAAGATCACCACGGGCGGTGACGAGCCGGTCACGGGTGTTGTCACCGCAGTGTCCTTCGCCGGAGTCGAACCCGTTGTCACCGTGGATGGGAAGCAGATCCCGTACTCACACATCGTGAGCATTGCCGCGGTTCCCACTGAGCCACCGCCGCCGGAAGACACCGGTGAATCAACACCCGATCCCGAACCGGAACACCAGCCCGCCGCCGTCTAG
- the fliN gene encoding flagellar motor switch protein FliN produces MIPAPSGTPVLHSTALYAAAAEALAAMLPTPAPVSAKLHAGARDASMLTTMGEIVGATFVGQLSADVLICVDAPLLGGNPGGDGSLISTADVLRPALDAATGVLGVGVLSTDAVVSPEALLGDAETVCFELVSSGSVIGWFALRIRENAAAESANGKNGEDREDVSSRLGRINNVEMALTVEIGRTRMSVRDVLNLEPGAVVELDRSAGAPADILLNGRLIALGEVVVMDQDYGVRITKILDVNEGLS; encoded by the coding sequence ATGATTCCCGCACCGTCAGGAACCCCCGTGCTGCATTCGACCGCGCTGTATGCCGCGGCGGCCGAGGCCCTTGCCGCAATGCTGCCGACCCCGGCACCGGTGAGCGCGAAGCTGCACGCCGGTGCACGGGATGCCTCGATGCTCACCACCATGGGCGAGATCGTTGGGGCGACATTCGTCGGCCAGCTCTCCGCCGACGTGCTCATCTGCGTGGATGCCCCGCTGCTTGGCGGCAACCCGGGCGGAGACGGCTCCCTGATTTCCACCGCGGACGTGCTGCGCCCCGCCTTGGACGCCGCGACCGGCGTGCTGGGCGTGGGAGTGCTGTCCACTGACGCGGTGGTGAGCCCCGAGGCCCTGCTGGGCGACGCGGAAACCGTGTGCTTCGAATTGGTCAGCAGCGGCTCCGTCATCGGCTGGTTCGCCCTGCGCATCCGCGAAAACGCGGCGGCCGAATCGGCAAACGGCAAGAACGGCGAGGACCGCGAGGATGTCAGCTCGCGCCTGGGCCGCATCAACAACGTGGAAATGGCGTTGACCGTCGAGATCGGCCGCACCCGCATGTCGGTGCGCGACGTGCTGAACCTCGAGCCCGGCGCGGTGGTGGAGCTTGACCGTTCCGCCGGCGCCCCGGCGGACATCCTGCTCAACGGCAGGCTCATCGCCCTGGGCGAGGTTGTTGTGATGGACCAGGACTACGGCGTGCGCATCACCAAGATCCTCGATGTGAATGAGGGTTTGTCCTAG